A genomic window from Quercus lobata isolate SW786 chromosome 10, ValleyOak3.0 Primary Assembly, whole genome shotgun sequence includes:
- the LOC115965605 gene encoding uncharacterized protein LOC115965605 yields MDNSDISKQLENSRARIRSVYNIGQSSNPSREDKNQGYTGSLPPDVIPVNRRDPNTDLRTAQTFRLPTLIEEFNDILSLDGLVVSKDDFLDNEWADRPAVRLTTLTDQQVCQLGRFLLHSLQTRISKQGVAVIFVLAFHLRAPGVGSTERMFEATDPHSKPSDREYSDFEDVLVPTRESIQASERGHVVENAKAYSFLAASMLRLFTRSSENYCPAWNHIVNGFKTFYIRHCPVTKIVPKAEVIQAIHVHFACDKVFKATLYRLLYMSNSKPSNDSLKGFLYDNHLSHNGMHIVSIFCRLRDALNCNPDILLKAIRTPQFDRQIQALVKILGYMNEEVGQHERQMWKYGRIFDEKFMSVLQTKACPKLVMMLAAALQQERPEGAENILKIKQLEDVSEENKKKCIMVAEAVRKMIKSSHKQTA; encoded by the coding sequence ATGGACAACTCTGATATCTCTAAGCAGTTGGAGAACAGTAGAGCACGGATACGCAGTGTGTACAACATTGGACAGTCATCCAACCCTAGTAGAGAAGATAAGAACCAGGGGTACACCGGATCACTTCCTCCAGATGTGATCCCTGTGAATCGAAGAGATCCAAACACTGACCTAAGAACAGCACAAACATTTAGGCTCCCTACACTCATTGAAGAATTTAATGACATTCTGAGTTTGGATGGTCTAGTAGTATCTAAAGATGATTTCTTAGATAATGAATGGGCTGACAGACCTGCTGTTAGACTGACAACATTAACAGATCAACAAGTATGTCAGCTGGGAAGGTTTCTATTGCATTCTTTACAGACAAGGATATCCAAACAAGGTGTTGCAGTCATTTTTGTTTTAGCATTCCATTTGAGAGCTCCAGGAGTAGGATCCACTGAAAGAATGTTTGAAGCTACAGATCCACATAGTAAACCGTCTGATAGAGAGTATAGTGACTTTGAAGATGTCCTAGTACCCACAAGAGAATCAATTCAAGCATCAGAGCGTGGACATGTAGTAGAGAATGCCAAAGCGTACTCATTCTTAGCTGCATCAATGCTCCGATTGTTCACACGATCCTCTGAAAACTATTGCCCAGCTTGGAATCACATTGTCAAtggatttaaaactttttacatTCGTCATTGTCCTGTTACTAAAATTGTTCCTAAAGCAGAGGTGATCCAGGCCATCCATGTACATTTTGCTTGTGATAAAGTATTCAAAGCTACATTATACAGATTGTTATATATGTCTAACTCAAAGCCCAGCAATGATAGTCTCAAGGGATTTCTGTACGATAACCATCTGTCTCACAATGGTATGCATATCGTTTCAATATTCTGTAGGCTCCGTGATGCTTTAAATTGCAATCCTGATATTTTGTTAAAGGCTATACGGACCCCACAATTTGACCGGCAGATTCAAGCTCTGGTGAAAATTCTTGGATACATGAATGAAGAAGTAGGTCAACATGAGAGGCAGATGTGGAAATATGGGAGaatttttgatgaaaaattcATGTCTGTATTACAGACAAAAGCATGTCCTAAATTGGTAATGATGTTAGCTGCTGCTCTTCAACAAGAAAGACCTGAAGGAGCagagaatattctaaaaatcaaacaaCTTGAAGATGTGAgtgaggaaaataaaaagaaatgtatTATGGTTGCCGAAGCTGTGAGAAAGATGATTAAATCCTCACACAAACAAACAGCCTGA